A single region of the Anomaloglossus baeobatrachus isolate aAnoBae1 chromosome 2, aAnoBae1.hap1, whole genome shotgun sequence genome encodes:
- the SLITRK5 gene encoding SLIT and NTRK-like protein 5 isoform X1: MEIVRCAVQWCGAEITRKIGGKMYHCCSAVTFDQDLNKKMQMWILQTIAFALTSLVLSWAETIESYGEVCDNCPCEERDGILSVNCENRGIISLSEITPPRFSIYHLFLFGNLLNRLYLNEFVNYTGASILHLGNNDIQDIETGSFHGLQGLKRLHLNNNKLELLKNDTFLGLESLEYLQVDYNYIISIEPNTFSRLHTLQVLILNDNLLSTLPTNLFRFVPLTHLDLRGNRLKVLPFVGLLEHMDKVVELQLEENPWNCSCELIALKDWLYSISYSALVGDVVCETPFRLYGRDLDEISKQELCPHRKWNPSYEMRPPIPRSTNEYFHTTPASVNSGATISSSVYKNPTKPKSTRQPNKSRVRATSHHPPKENGYIAYQTKSPVPLECPTNCTCNLQISNLGLNVNCQERKIQSISNLHPKPYNPKKMYLTGNYITLVRRSDFIDSTGLDLLHLGNNRISVIQDRAFGDLTNLRRLYLNGNSIEKLTPDLFYGLQSLQYLFLQNNAIKFIEPRTFDSVPNLHLLFLNNNLLKYLPSNIFSGLNLSRLNLRSNNFSHLTVSGVLDQLKSLVQIDLHENPWDCTCDVVGMKLWLEQLSVGVLVDDVICKTPKKFAMKEMRLIKSDLLCPDYSDILVPTSTPSEEQPPESTTTLIYPIKFNNVSSSVPLSVLILSLLLVFIMSVFVAAGLFVLVMKRRKKNQNEPASTNNSDVSSFNMQYSVYSNRPLPKVKTPAGHVYEYIPHPLGHMCKNPIYRSREGNSVDDYKDLHELKVTYRNHLEEERESNLRSPSYSVSTIEPRVELSPVQDTDRVYRGILEPDKGPSPGNNIEYKYSNPPAFTYTPKYEAKRQYLHPDRLREAVLYSTPSTVYVEPNRNEYLELKAKLNVEPDYLEVLEKQTTFSQF; this comes from the exons ATGGAGATCGTACGGTGCGCTGTTCAATGGTGCGGTGCTGAAATCACTAGAAAGATAG GAGGTAAGATGTACCATTGCTGCTCTGCAGTCACGTTTGACCAGGACTTAAACAAGAAAATGCAGATGTGGATCCTACAGACGATCGCATTTGCTTTAACATCCCTGGTTCTCTCTTGGGCAGAAACAATAGAATCGTATGGAGAGGTGTGTGACAATTGTCCTTGTGAGGAGCGAGATGGCATATTATCTGTGAATTGTGAGAACAGAGGGATCATTAGCCTCTCGGAGATCACCCCTCCACGTTTCTCAATCTATCATCTCTTCTTATTTGGAAATCTCTTAAATCGTCTGTACTTAAATGAATTTGTCAACTACACCGGGGCTTCTATATTGCATCTTGGTAATAACGACATACAGGATATTGAAACTGGGTCATTTCATGGACTTCAAGGTCTAAAGAGGCTGCATCTGAATAACAACAAGTTGGAACTTCTTAAGAACGATACCTTTCTTGGCCTAGAGAGTCTGGAGTATTTGCAAGTCGATTATAATTATATCATCTCCATTGAGCCTAATACTTTCAGTAGGCTTCACACTTTGCAAGTCCTAATATTAAATGACAACCTTTTGTCCACCTTGCCTACCAATCTCTTTCGTTTTGTCCCTTTAACACACCTAGACCTGAGAGGAAATAGACTCAAAGTACTTCCTTTTGTGGGTCTTCTGGAACACATGGATAAGGTGGTGGAGCTGCAACTTGAGGAAAATCCATGGAATTGTTCTTGTGAGTTAATTGCATTGAAGGATTGGCTCTATAGCATTTCTTACTCTGCTCTAGTTGGTGATGTGGTTTGTGAGACCCCTTTTAGATTATATGGGAGAGATCTGGATGAAATTTCCAAGCAGGAATTATGCCCCCATAGGAAATGGAACCCTTCCTATGAGATGCGACCACCAATTCCCAGGAGTACAAACGAGTACTTCCACACCACCCCAGCCTCAGTTAATTCTGGTGCCACGATATCTTCCTCTGTTTACAAAAACCCAACAAAACCTAAAAGCACACGGCAACCTAACAAATCCAGAGTACGAGCCACATCCCACCACCCTCCCAAAGAAAATGGATACATTGCTTATCAGACCAAATCCCCAGTGCCTTTGGAGTGTCCTACAAACTGTACGTGTAACCTACAGATCTCCAATCTGGGACTTAACGTTAACTGTCAGGAGAGAAAGATACAGAGTATCTCCAACCTACACCCTAAACCTTACAACCCCAAAAAGATGTATCTGACAGGCAATTATATTACTTTGGTTCGTAGGTCTGATTTTATTGACTCTACTGGATTGGACCTTCTACATCTTGGAAACAATCGGATATCAGTTATCCAAGATAGAGCCTTTGGGGATTTGACTAATTTACGTAGACTGTACTTAAATGGTAATTCTATTGAAAAGCTGACACCAGACTTGTTTTATGGTCTTCAAAGCCTTCAATATCTTTTCCTACAAAATAATGCTATTAAATTTATCGAACCTAGAACATTTGATTCTGTTCCCAACCTCCACCTTTTATTCCTCAACAACAATCTCCTGAAATACTTACCTAGCAACATTTTCTCTGGATTAAATCTCTCAAGGCTAAACCTGAGAAGTAATAATTTTTCACACTTGACAGTGAGTGGAGTGTTAGACCAGCTTAAATCGTTAGTTCAGATAGACCTCCACGAGAACCCCTGGGATTGTACATGTGATGTGGTGGGCATGAAACTATGGCTGGAGCAACTCAGTGTTGGGGTCCTTGTGGATGATGTCATCTGTAAAACGCCTAAAAAATTTGCAATGAAGGAAATGAGACTGATCAAGTCAGATCTCCTTTGCCCAGATTACTCTGACATTTTAGTTCCCACATCTACACCATCAGAGGAGCAGCCTCCAGAGAGCACCACCACCTTAATTTATCCCATTAAATTCAACAACGTGTCGAGCTCAGTGCCCTTGTCTGTGCTCATACTGAGCCTGCTCTTGGTTTTCATTATGTCTGTGTTTGTGGCTGCAGGGCTATTCGTCCTTGTGATGAAACGAAGGAAAAAGAATCAGAACGAGCCAGCCAGCACAAATAACTCAGACGTGAGCTCATTCAACATGCAGTACAGTGTGTACAGCAACAGACCTCTGCCTAAAGTGAAGACCCCAGCTGGCCATGTATATGAGTATATCCCCCACCCTTTGGGTCACATGTGCAAAAACCCTATCTATAGGTCTAGGGAGGGCAATTCTGTTGATGATTACAAGGATCTCCATGAACTTAAAGTCACCTACAGGAATCATCTAGAAGAAGAAAGGGAGAGTAATCTGAGGAGCCCAAGCTACAGTGTCAGCACTATTGAGCCCAGGGTGGAGCTTTCTCCTGTACAAGATACAGATCGTGTATATAGAGGGATCCTAGAACCGGATAAGGGACCTTCCCCTGGGAATAACATCGAGTATAAATATAGCAACCCCCCTGCTTTTACTTATACCCCTAAATATGAAGCAAAGCGTCAATATTTGCATCCGGACAGGTTACGAGAAGCAGTGCTATATAGCACACCCAGTACTGTCTATGTGGAACCTAACAGAAACGAATATCTGGAATTAAAAGCAAAACTTAATGTTGAGCCGGACTACCTCGAAGTGCTGGAGAAACAGACAACATTCAGCCAGTTCTAG
- the SLITRK5 gene encoding SLIT and NTRK-like protein 5 isoform X2, which yields MYHCCSAVTFDQDLNKKMQMWILQTIAFALTSLVLSWAETIESYGEVCDNCPCEERDGILSVNCENRGIISLSEITPPRFSIYHLFLFGNLLNRLYLNEFVNYTGASILHLGNNDIQDIETGSFHGLQGLKRLHLNNNKLELLKNDTFLGLESLEYLQVDYNYIISIEPNTFSRLHTLQVLILNDNLLSTLPTNLFRFVPLTHLDLRGNRLKVLPFVGLLEHMDKVVELQLEENPWNCSCELIALKDWLYSISYSALVGDVVCETPFRLYGRDLDEISKQELCPHRKWNPSYEMRPPIPRSTNEYFHTTPASVNSGATISSSVYKNPTKPKSTRQPNKSRVRATSHHPPKENGYIAYQTKSPVPLECPTNCTCNLQISNLGLNVNCQERKIQSISNLHPKPYNPKKMYLTGNYITLVRRSDFIDSTGLDLLHLGNNRISVIQDRAFGDLTNLRRLYLNGNSIEKLTPDLFYGLQSLQYLFLQNNAIKFIEPRTFDSVPNLHLLFLNNNLLKYLPSNIFSGLNLSRLNLRSNNFSHLTVSGVLDQLKSLVQIDLHENPWDCTCDVVGMKLWLEQLSVGVLVDDVICKTPKKFAMKEMRLIKSDLLCPDYSDILVPTSTPSEEQPPESTTTLIYPIKFNNVSSSVPLSVLILSLLLVFIMSVFVAAGLFVLVMKRRKKNQNEPASTNNSDVSSFNMQYSVYSNRPLPKVKTPAGHVYEYIPHPLGHMCKNPIYRSREGNSVDDYKDLHELKVTYRNHLEEERESNLRSPSYSVSTIEPRVELSPVQDTDRVYRGILEPDKGPSPGNNIEYKYSNPPAFTYTPKYEAKRQYLHPDRLREAVLYSTPSTVYVEPNRNEYLELKAKLNVEPDYLEVLEKQTTFSQF from the coding sequence ATGTACCATTGCTGCTCTGCAGTCACGTTTGACCAGGACTTAAACAAGAAAATGCAGATGTGGATCCTACAGACGATCGCATTTGCTTTAACATCCCTGGTTCTCTCTTGGGCAGAAACAATAGAATCGTATGGAGAGGTGTGTGACAATTGTCCTTGTGAGGAGCGAGATGGCATATTATCTGTGAATTGTGAGAACAGAGGGATCATTAGCCTCTCGGAGATCACCCCTCCACGTTTCTCAATCTATCATCTCTTCTTATTTGGAAATCTCTTAAATCGTCTGTACTTAAATGAATTTGTCAACTACACCGGGGCTTCTATATTGCATCTTGGTAATAACGACATACAGGATATTGAAACTGGGTCATTTCATGGACTTCAAGGTCTAAAGAGGCTGCATCTGAATAACAACAAGTTGGAACTTCTTAAGAACGATACCTTTCTTGGCCTAGAGAGTCTGGAGTATTTGCAAGTCGATTATAATTATATCATCTCCATTGAGCCTAATACTTTCAGTAGGCTTCACACTTTGCAAGTCCTAATATTAAATGACAACCTTTTGTCCACCTTGCCTACCAATCTCTTTCGTTTTGTCCCTTTAACACACCTAGACCTGAGAGGAAATAGACTCAAAGTACTTCCTTTTGTGGGTCTTCTGGAACACATGGATAAGGTGGTGGAGCTGCAACTTGAGGAAAATCCATGGAATTGTTCTTGTGAGTTAATTGCATTGAAGGATTGGCTCTATAGCATTTCTTACTCTGCTCTAGTTGGTGATGTGGTTTGTGAGACCCCTTTTAGATTATATGGGAGAGATCTGGATGAAATTTCCAAGCAGGAATTATGCCCCCATAGGAAATGGAACCCTTCCTATGAGATGCGACCACCAATTCCCAGGAGTACAAACGAGTACTTCCACACCACCCCAGCCTCAGTTAATTCTGGTGCCACGATATCTTCCTCTGTTTACAAAAACCCAACAAAACCTAAAAGCACACGGCAACCTAACAAATCCAGAGTACGAGCCACATCCCACCACCCTCCCAAAGAAAATGGATACATTGCTTATCAGACCAAATCCCCAGTGCCTTTGGAGTGTCCTACAAACTGTACGTGTAACCTACAGATCTCCAATCTGGGACTTAACGTTAACTGTCAGGAGAGAAAGATACAGAGTATCTCCAACCTACACCCTAAACCTTACAACCCCAAAAAGATGTATCTGACAGGCAATTATATTACTTTGGTTCGTAGGTCTGATTTTATTGACTCTACTGGATTGGACCTTCTACATCTTGGAAACAATCGGATATCAGTTATCCAAGATAGAGCCTTTGGGGATTTGACTAATTTACGTAGACTGTACTTAAATGGTAATTCTATTGAAAAGCTGACACCAGACTTGTTTTATGGTCTTCAAAGCCTTCAATATCTTTTCCTACAAAATAATGCTATTAAATTTATCGAACCTAGAACATTTGATTCTGTTCCCAACCTCCACCTTTTATTCCTCAACAACAATCTCCTGAAATACTTACCTAGCAACATTTTCTCTGGATTAAATCTCTCAAGGCTAAACCTGAGAAGTAATAATTTTTCACACTTGACAGTGAGTGGAGTGTTAGACCAGCTTAAATCGTTAGTTCAGATAGACCTCCACGAGAACCCCTGGGATTGTACATGTGATGTGGTGGGCATGAAACTATGGCTGGAGCAACTCAGTGTTGGGGTCCTTGTGGATGATGTCATCTGTAAAACGCCTAAAAAATTTGCAATGAAGGAAATGAGACTGATCAAGTCAGATCTCCTTTGCCCAGATTACTCTGACATTTTAGTTCCCACATCTACACCATCAGAGGAGCAGCCTCCAGAGAGCACCACCACCTTAATTTATCCCATTAAATTCAACAACGTGTCGAGCTCAGTGCCCTTGTCTGTGCTCATACTGAGCCTGCTCTTGGTTTTCATTATGTCTGTGTTTGTGGCTGCAGGGCTATTCGTCCTTGTGATGAAACGAAGGAAAAAGAATCAGAACGAGCCAGCCAGCACAAATAACTCAGACGTGAGCTCATTCAACATGCAGTACAGTGTGTACAGCAACAGACCTCTGCCTAAAGTGAAGACCCCAGCTGGCCATGTATATGAGTATATCCCCCACCCTTTGGGTCACATGTGCAAAAACCCTATCTATAGGTCTAGGGAGGGCAATTCTGTTGATGATTACAAGGATCTCCATGAACTTAAAGTCACCTACAGGAATCATCTAGAAGAAGAAAGGGAGAGTAATCTGAGGAGCCCAAGCTACAGTGTCAGCACTATTGAGCCCAGGGTGGAGCTTTCTCCTGTACAAGATACAGATCGTGTATATAGAGGGATCCTAGAACCGGATAAGGGACCTTCCCCTGGGAATAACATCGAGTATAAATATAGCAACCCCCCTGCTTTTACTTATACCCCTAAATATGAAGCAAAGCGTCAATATTTGCATCCGGACAGGTTACGAGAAGCAGTGCTATATAGCACACCCAGTACTGTCTATGTGGAACCTAACAGAAACGAATATCTGGAATTAAAAGCAAAACTTAATGTTGAGCCGGACTACCTCGAAGTGCTGGAGAAACAGACAACATTCAGCCAGTTCTAG
- the SLITRK5 gene encoding SLIT and NTRK-like protein 5 isoform X3, giving the protein MPGISGGKMYHCCSAVTFDQDLNKKMQMWILQTIAFALTSLVLSWAETIESYGEVCDNCPCEERDGILSVNCENRGIISLSEITPPRFSIYHLFLFGNLLNRLYLNEFVNYTGASILHLGNNDIQDIETGSFHGLQGLKRLHLNNNKLELLKNDTFLGLESLEYLQVDYNYIISIEPNTFSRLHTLQVLILNDNLLSTLPTNLFRFVPLTHLDLRGNRLKVLPFVGLLEHMDKVVELQLEENPWNCSCELIALKDWLYSISYSALVGDVVCETPFRLYGRDLDEISKQELCPHRKWNPSYEMRPPIPRSTNEYFHTTPASVNSGATISSSVYKNPTKPKSTRQPNKSRVRATSHHPPKENGYIAYQTKSPVPLECPTNCTCNLQISNLGLNVNCQERKIQSISNLHPKPYNPKKMYLTGNYITLVRRSDFIDSTGLDLLHLGNNRISVIQDRAFGDLTNLRRLYLNGNSIEKLTPDLFYGLQSLQYLFLQNNAIKFIEPRTFDSVPNLHLLFLNNNLLKYLPSNIFSGLNLSRLNLRSNNFSHLTVSGVLDQLKSLVQIDLHENPWDCTCDVVGMKLWLEQLSVGVLVDDVICKTPKKFAMKEMRLIKSDLLCPDYSDILVPTSTPSEEQPPESTTTLIYPIKFNNVSSSVPLSVLILSLLLVFIMSVFVAAGLFVLVMKRRKKNQNEPASTNNSDVSSFNMQYSVYSNRPLPKVKTPAGHVYEYIPHPLGHMCKNPIYRSREGNSVDDYKDLHELKVTYRNHLEEERESNLRSPSYSVSTIEPRVELSPVQDTDRVYRGILEPDKGPSPGNNIEYKYSNPPAFTYTPKYEAKRQYLHPDRLREAVLYSTPSTVYVEPNRNEYLELKAKLNVEPDYLEVLEKQTTFSQF; this is encoded by the exons ATGCCTGGCATTTCTG GAGGTAAGATGTACCATTGCTGCTCTGCAGTCACGTTTGACCAGGACTTAAACAAGAAAATGCAGATGTGGATCCTACAGACGATCGCATTTGCTTTAACATCCCTGGTTCTCTCTTGGGCAGAAACAATAGAATCGTATGGAGAGGTGTGTGACAATTGTCCTTGTGAGGAGCGAGATGGCATATTATCTGTGAATTGTGAGAACAGAGGGATCATTAGCCTCTCGGAGATCACCCCTCCACGTTTCTCAATCTATCATCTCTTCTTATTTGGAAATCTCTTAAATCGTCTGTACTTAAATGAATTTGTCAACTACACCGGGGCTTCTATATTGCATCTTGGTAATAACGACATACAGGATATTGAAACTGGGTCATTTCATGGACTTCAAGGTCTAAAGAGGCTGCATCTGAATAACAACAAGTTGGAACTTCTTAAGAACGATACCTTTCTTGGCCTAGAGAGTCTGGAGTATTTGCAAGTCGATTATAATTATATCATCTCCATTGAGCCTAATACTTTCAGTAGGCTTCACACTTTGCAAGTCCTAATATTAAATGACAACCTTTTGTCCACCTTGCCTACCAATCTCTTTCGTTTTGTCCCTTTAACACACCTAGACCTGAGAGGAAATAGACTCAAAGTACTTCCTTTTGTGGGTCTTCTGGAACACATGGATAAGGTGGTGGAGCTGCAACTTGAGGAAAATCCATGGAATTGTTCTTGTGAGTTAATTGCATTGAAGGATTGGCTCTATAGCATTTCTTACTCTGCTCTAGTTGGTGATGTGGTTTGTGAGACCCCTTTTAGATTATATGGGAGAGATCTGGATGAAATTTCCAAGCAGGAATTATGCCCCCATAGGAAATGGAACCCTTCCTATGAGATGCGACCACCAATTCCCAGGAGTACAAACGAGTACTTCCACACCACCCCAGCCTCAGTTAATTCTGGTGCCACGATATCTTCCTCTGTTTACAAAAACCCAACAAAACCTAAAAGCACACGGCAACCTAACAAATCCAGAGTACGAGCCACATCCCACCACCCTCCCAAAGAAAATGGATACATTGCTTATCAGACCAAATCCCCAGTGCCTTTGGAGTGTCCTACAAACTGTACGTGTAACCTACAGATCTCCAATCTGGGACTTAACGTTAACTGTCAGGAGAGAAAGATACAGAGTATCTCCAACCTACACCCTAAACCTTACAACCCCAAAAAGATGTATCTGACAGGCAATTATATTACTTTGGTTCGTAGGTCTGATTTTATTGACTCTACTGGATTGGACCTTCTACATCTTGGAAACAATCGGATATCAGTTATCCAAGATAGAGCCTTTGGGGATTTGACTAATTTACGTAGACTGTACTTAAATGGTAATTCTATTGAAAAGCTGACACCAGACTTGTTTTATGGTCTTCAAAGCCTTCAATATCTTTTCCTACAAAATAATGCTATTAAATTTATCGAACCTAGAACATTTGATTCTGTTCCCAACCTCCACCTTTTATTCCTCAACAACAATCTCCTGAAATACTTACCTAGCAACATTTTCTCTGGATTAAATCTCTCAAGGCTAAACCTGAGAAGTAATAATTTTTCACACTTGACAGTGAGTGGAGTGTTAGACCAGCTTAAATCGTTAGTTCAGATAGACCTCCACGAGAACCCCTGGGATTGTACATGTGATGTGGTGGGCATGAAACTATGGCTGGAGCAACTCAGTGTTGGGGTCCTTGTGGATGATGTCATCTGTAAAACGCCTAAAAAATTTGCAATGAAGGAAATGAGACTGATCAAGTCAGATCTCCTTTGCCCAGATTACTCTGACATTTTAGTTCCCACATCTACACCATCAGAGGAGCAGCCTCCAGAGAGCACCACCACCTTAATTTATCCCATTAAATTCAACAACGTGTCGAGCTCAGTGCCCTTGTCTGTGCTCATACTGAGCCTGCTCTTGGTTTTCATTATGTCTGTGTTTGTGGCTGCAGGGCTATTCGTCCTTGTGATGAAACGAAGGAAAAAGAATCAGAACGAGCCAGCCAGCACAAATAACTCAGACGTGAGCTCATTCAACATGCAGTACAGTGTGTACAGCAACAGACCTCTGCCTAAAGTGAAGACCCCAGCTGGCCATGTATATGAGTATATCCCCCACCCTTTGGGTCACATGTGCAAAAACCCTATCTATAGGTCTAGGGAGGGCAATTCTGTTGATGATTACAAGGATCTCCATGAACTTAAAGTCACCTACAGGAATCATCTAGAAGAAGAAAGGGAGAGTAATCTGAGGAGCCCAAGCTACAGTGTCAGCACTATTGAGCCCAGGGTGGAGCTTTCTCCTGTACAAGATACAGATCGTGTATATAGAGGGATCCTAGAACCGGATAAGGGACCTTCCCCTGGGAATAACATCGAGTATAAATATAGCAACCCCCCTGCTTTTACTTATACCCCTAAATATGAAGCAAAGCGTCAATATTTGCATCCGGACAGGTTACGAGAAGCAGTGCTATATAGCACACCCAGTACTGTCTATGTGGAACCTAACAGAAACGAATATCTGGAATTAAAAGCAAAACTTAATGTTGAGCCGGACTACCTCGAAGTGCTGGAGAAACAGACAACATTCAGCCAGTTCTAG